The Mycolicibacterium flavescens genome has a segment encoding these proteins:
- a CDS encoding transmembrane protein codes for MAPAYALVLALVVTAPLLAPGYLLLRDAVSTPRSYLSDAALGLSEAAPRALPQDFFMAVVSSVVDGGVVAKALLIAGLWLAGWGAARLAAAVVPESGLAGQCVAVTVAVWNPYVAERLLQGHWSLLVGYGCLPWVATTVLQMRESARWTPLWALAFWLALAGLTPTGLMLAATVALVCVAAPGEGWGRWRCAGVTMAMTVVAALPWLVAATVSRALESSQADGVLAFAARAEPGLGTLLSLAGLGGIWNAEAVPPSRTTLFAIVGTAVLLGVVALGLPVVLRRPAAVPLMVLAGFAVVVPALMATGPGLVLVEAAVRPVPGLGVVRDAQKWVALAMPGYVVAGAAAVIFARRWLPAAATAALCCVALIATLPDLAWGAGGRVTAVQYPPGWAKVAAIINADPRTVAVMPMGSMRRFEWAGEAPVLDPLPRWVRADVLTTGDLHIGERTVYGEGQRARDVQEILVESADQNLLADAGVGWVVVESGAPTERLPLPVAYTDEDLTLYRVSGSSPQADGRTLVLAAHWAWLAMLLGGAGALMARRLSKSPPRVKAPHRR; via the coding sequence GTGGCACCGGCCTACGCGTTGGTGCTCGCCCTCGTGGTGACGGCGCCGTTGCTCGCACCCGGGTATCTGCTGTTGCGCGACGCGGTGTCCACGCCGCGCTCGTATCTGTCCGATGCCGCGCTGGGACTGTCCGAGGCGGCACCGCGGGCCCTTCCGCAGGACTTCTTCATGGCCGTCGTGTCCTCGGTGGTCGACGGGGGCGTGGTGGCCAAGGCACTGCTCATCGCGGGATTGTGGCTGGCGGGCTGGGGCGCGGCGCGGTTGGCCGCCGCGGTGGTTCCCGAGTCGGGGCTCGCCGGTCAGTGCGTGGCGGTGACGGTCGCGGTATGGAACCCGTATGTCGCCGAGCGGCTGCTGCAAGGGCACTGGAGCCTGCTCGTCGGCTACGGGTGCCTGCCGTGGGTCGCCACGACGGTGCTGCAGATGCGGGAGTCGGCGCGGTGGACCCCGTTGTGGGCGTTGGCTTTCTGGTTGGCACTGGCCGGGTTGACGCCCACCGGGCTGATGCTGGCGGCGACCGTCGCGCTCGTGTGCGTCGCCGCGCCCGGCGAAGGGTGGGGCCGGTGGCGGTGTGCGGGCGTGACGATGGCCATGACGGTCGTCGCGGCGCTGCCGTGGCTGGTCGCGGCGACGGTGTCGCGGGCGTTGGAGTCGTCGCAGGCTGACGGCGTCCTCGCGTTCGCCGCGCGCGCCGAACCGGGCCTCGGAACACTGCTCAGCCTGGCCGGGCTGGGCGGCATCTGGAACGCAGAGGCCGTACCACCCTCTCGCACAACACTTTTCGCGATCGTGGGCACGGCGGTGTTGCTCGGCGTGGTCGCCCTCGGCTTACCGGTCGTGCTGCGCCGACCGGCGGCCGTACCGCTGATGGTGCTGGCGGGGTTCGCCGTCGTGGTGCCCGCGCTCATGGCCACCGGACCCGGGCTCGTCCTCGTCGAGGCGGCCGTCCGCCCCGTGCCCGGCCTGGGGGTGGTCCGCGACGCGCAGAAGTGGGTGGCGTTGGCGATGCCGGGCTATGTGGTTGCCGGCGCGGCGGCGGTGATCTTCGCCCGACGCTGGTTGCCGGCGGCGGCGACCGCGGCACTCTGCTGCGTCGCGCTGATCGCGACGTTGCCGGACTTGGCGTGGGGCGCGGGTGGCCGCGTCACCGCCGTGCAGTACCCGCCGGGATGGGCGAAGGTGGCCGCGATCATCAACGCCGACCCGCGGACGGTCGCGGTGATGCCGATGGGCAGCATGCGCCGTTTCGAGTGGGCAGGTGAGGCTCCCGTGCTCGACCCGCTGCCCCGGTGGGTGCGTGCCGATGTGTTGACCACCGGCGATCTGCACATCGGCGAGCGGACGGTGTACGGGGAGGGGCAGCGCGCACGCGACGTGCAGGAGATCCTCGTCGAGAGCGCGGACCAGAACCTGCTCGCCGATGCCGGGGTCGGATGGGTGGTGGTCGAATCCGGCGCTCCGACAGAGCGTTTGCCGTTGCCCGTCGCCTACACCGACGAAGACCTCACCCTGTACCGGGTGAGCGGATCGTCGCCGCAGGCCGACGGTCGGACCCTGGTGCTGGCCGCACACTGGGCCTGGCTGGCGATGCTGCTCGGCGGTGCGGGCGCCCTGATGGCGCGACGGTTGAGCAAGTCGCCGCCGCGAGTCAAAGCACCTCACCGTCGATGA
- a CDS encoding protein of uncharacterised function DUF222: protein MSVGDGILAHMFDTTSDAGLVDLMGQAQRASRVEIARQLLAIGHFSPRRVPECDGENDDKVVDDWEVVAAEIGAELGISRGRASSMMSSGQALIKRLPKVAKLFAAGEIEWQVVNMLIYRTDLMVSEDACALIDAIFADRAAQWNHLSYNKLVEVVDWLVLQIDPDAVRRAKSRDDDRHFDVIPGQYGMADIVACLRGVDGVALSQRLDALAATVCREDPRTHRQRRADAIAAVLAHEDAMACLCERPDCPATGRTATTVLVHMLAERDTVEGTGTTPGYVAGLGPVPASTVADVARHAKRRPIEIPDDAAPEPQYRPSTALADFVRSRDLTCRWMNCDRPAWRSDIDHAAPWPYGPTHPSNNACFCRLHHLMKTFYCGPGGWIVRQKPDGAVIFTSPTGRIHTTTPFGAMLFPQLGASTGTLHLPEVPAATPGRGICMPTRRRSRRQNRERRIQRERALNATIRAENTTPATQTFGSFYPLGTGPPTDPRVLLDDPPPF, encoded by the coding sequence ATGTCGGTGGGCGATGGCATACTCGCACACATGTTCGATACGACAAGCGACGCAGGGTTGGTCGACCTGATGGGCCAGGCGCAGCGCGCCAGCCGGGTCGAGATCGCGCGTCAGCTGTTGGCAATCGGGCACTTCAGCCCGCGCCGCGTTCCCGAATGTGACGGCGAGAACGACGACAAGGTGGTCGACGACTGGGAGGTCGTGGCTGCCGAGATCGGTGCCGAACTCGGCATCAGCCGCGGACGGGCCTCGTCCATGATGAGCTCGGGCCAGGCCCTGATCAAACGGCTTCCCAAGGTGGCAAAGTTGTTCGCTGCCGGTGAGATCGAGTGGCAGGTGGTCAACATGCTGATCTACCGCACCGACCTGATGGTCAGCGAGGACGCCTGCGCACTGATCGACGCGATCTTCGCCGACCGGGCCGCCCAGTGGAACCACCTGTCGTACAACAAGCTCGTCGAGGTCGTCGACTGGCTGGTCCTTCAGATCGACCCGGACGCGGTGCGCCGAGCCAAATCCCGTGACGACGACCGCCATTTCGATGTCATACCTGGCCAGTACGGAATGGCCGACATCGTCGCCTGCCTACGCGGCGTCGACGGGGTGGCTTTGAGTCAGCGACTCGACGCGCTGGCCGCCACGGTCTGCCGGGAGGATCCACGAACGCATCGCCAGCGCCGGGCGGACGCGATCGCGGCGGTGCTTGCCCACGAGGACGCGATGGCGTGCCTATGCGAACGACCTGACTGTCCCGCCACTGGCAGGACGGCAACTACCGTTTTGGTCCATATGCTCGCCGAGCGGGACACCGTCGAAGGCACCGGCACGACACCGGGGTACGTAGCCGGATTGGGTCCGGTTCCGGCGTCGACCGTCGCCGACGTAGCGCGCCACGCCAAGCGGCGCCCCATTGAGATCCCCGACGACGCAGCACCCGAACCGCAGTACCGTCCCTCGACCGCGCTTGCCGATTTCGTTCGCTCCCGCGACCTGACCTGCCGGTGGATGAATTGCGACCGTCCCGCCTGGCGATCCGACATCGACCACGCCGCGCCCTGGCCCTACGGGCCCACCCATCCGTCCAACAACGCCTGTTTCTGCCGGCTGCACCACCTGATGAAGACGTTCTACTGCGGACCCGGCGGCTGGATCGTGCGCCAAAAACCCGACGGCGCCGTCATATTCACCAGCCCGACCGGGCGCATACACACCACTACTCCGTTCGGAGCGATGCTGTTTCCACAACTCGGCGCTTCCACCGGCACGCTTCACCTGCCCGAGGTGCCTGCAGCGACACCGGGACGCGGGATCTGCATGCCCACCCGCCGACGCTCCCGCCGCCAGAACCGCGAGCGGCGCATCCAACGCGAACGCGCCCTCAACGCCACGATCCGAGCGGAAAACACCACGCCGGCCACCCAGACTTTCGGCAGCTTCTACCCGCTGGGCACCGGTCCGCCGACCGATCCGAGAGTTCTGCTGGACGATCCGCCGCCGTTCTAG